From a region of the Nocardioides ginsengisegetis genome:
- the trmD gene encoding tRNA (guanosine(37)-N1)-methyltransferase TrmD encodes MRIDVVTIFPDYLAPLELSLAGKARDKGLLDIRVHDLRQWTQDRHHTVDDTPYGGGAGMVMKPEPWGAAFDELAIEDATVVVTTPSGEPFTQSLARELSTRGRIVFACGRYEGIDQRVLDHARTRTEVREVSIGDYVLNGGEVAALAITEAVVRLLPGFMGNAESLVEESHALSDSGASLLEYPVYTKPAAWRGLEVPEVLLGGNHAAIASWRHDQAVRRTTERRPDLLPAATLLDGVEVRLAEPADAGELFVLQRACWVQEQQDNPDVRIPALHESLDDLRSWLGRDTVLVARSAGRLVGAVRASLHGDLWEVGRLMVAPDVAGRGLGRSLLERIEALAPTEAASYALFTGAGSARNQRMYKKAGYRLRGEVEPGVVRMTKRISRA; translated from the coding sequence GTGCGCATCGACGTCGTCACGATCTTCCCCGACTACCTCGCCCCGCTGGAGCTCTCGCTGGCGGGCAAGGCGCGTGACAAGGGGCTGCTGGACATCCGCGTCCACGACCTGCGGCAGTGGACCCAGGACCGGCACCACACGGTCGACGACACGCCGTACGGCGGCGGCGCGGGCATGGTCATGAAGCCCGAGCCCTGGGGCGCGGCCTTCGACGAGCTCGCCATCGAGGATGCGACCGTTGTGGTCACCACTCCCTCGGGCGAGCCGTTCACGCAGTCGCTGGCGCGCGAGCTGTCGACGCGCGGGCGGATCGTCTTCGCCTGCGGTCGCTACGAGGGCATCGACCAGCGGGTGCTCGACCACGCCCGCACCCGCACCGAGGTCCGCGAGGTCTCGATCGGCGACTACGTCCTCAACGGCGGGGAGGTGGCCGCGCTCGCGATCACCGAGGCCGTCGTGCGGCTGCTGCCGGGCTTCATGGGCAACGCGGAGTCGCTGGTGGAGGAGTCCCACGCCCTGTCCGATTCGGGGGCGAGCCTCCTGGAGTACCCCGTCTACACCAAGCCCGCCGCCTGGCGCGGGCTCGAGGTGCCCGAGGTCCTGCTCGGCGGCAACCACGCGGCGATCGCGTCCTGGCGCCACGACCAGGCGGTGCGCCGTACGACGGAGCGCCGGCCCGACCTGCTGCCCGCGGCCACGCTGCTCGACGGGGTCGAGGTCCGGCTCGCCGAGCCGGCGGACGCGGGTGAGCTGTTCGTCCTCCAGCGTGCCTGCTGGGTGCAGGAGCAGCAGGACAACCCCGACGTGCGGATCCCCGCCCTCCACGAGTCCCTGGACGACCTGCGCTCCTGGCTGGGTCGCGACACCGTCCTCGTGGCGCGCTCCGCCGGCCGGCTGGTCGGCGCCGTCCGCGCCTCCTTGCACGGTGACCTCTGGGAGGTCGGGCGGCTGATGGTGGCCCCCGACGTGGCGGGCCGCGGGCTCGGCCGCAGCCTCCTGGAGCGGATCGAGGCGCTGGCCCCCACCGAGGCCGCGTCGTACGCCCTCTTCACCGGGGCCGGGAGTGCACGCAACCAACGCATGTACAAAAAGGCCGGCTACCGCCTGCGCGGCGAGGTCGAGCCGGGCGTCGTGCGCATGACCAAGCGGATTTCCCGGGCCTGA
- the rimM gene encoding ribosome maturation factor RimM (Essential for efficient processing of 16S rRNA) — translation METIEVVVGRIGKPHGIRGEVTLDLRSDEPERRFAPGAVLRAEAPRGSHSPLRQLTVAKARWHQQTLLVTFVEIPDRNAAEAARGITLHATIPADASPDDPDEYYDHQLVGLAVHDLDGTHLGEVSALVHGGAQDLLVVRTPDGRDALVPFVKALVPEVDVPGGRVVVADRPGLVTPLPEDD, via the coding sequence GTGGAGACGATCGAGGTCGTGGTCGGCCGCATCGGCAAGCCGCACGGCATCCGGGGTGAGGTCACCCTCGACCTGCGCTCCGACGAGCCCGAGCGCCGCTTCGCGCCCGGCGCGGTCCTGCGGGCGGAGGCGCCGCGCGGGTCGCACAGCCCGCTTCGCCAGCTGACCGTCGCGAAGGCGCGGTGGCACCAGCAGACGCTCCTCGTGACGTTCGTCGAGATTCCAGACCGCAACGCCGCCGAGGCCGCGCGGGGGATCACCCTGCACGCGACCATCCCGGCCGACGCCTCGCCCGACGACCCCGACGAGTACTACGACCACCAGCTCGTCGGCCTCGCGGTGCACGACCTCGACGGCACCCACCTCGGCGAGGTGAGCGCGCTGGTGCACGGCGGCGCGCAGGACCTCTTGGTCGTGAGGACGCCCGACGGCCGCGACGCGCTGGTGCCGTTCGTGAAGGCGCTGGTCCCCGAGGTCGACGTACCCGGTGGACGGGTCGTCGTCGCCGACCGCCCCGGTCTGGTGACACCGCTCCCCGAGGACGACTGA
- a CDS encoding RNA-binding protein produces MLAEALEHLVRGVVEHPDDVSVRDKQLRRGSILEVRVHPDDLGKVIGRGGRTATAFRTVISALAGRGGARVDFVDVDRRR; encoded by the coding sequence GTGCTCGCCGAGGCCCTCGAGCACCTGGTGCGCGGTGTCGTCGAGCACCCGGACGACGTGAGCGTCCGCGACAAGCAGCTGCGTCGCGGTTCGATCCTCGAGGTCCGGGTGCACCCGGACGACCTCGGCAAGGTGATCGGCCGTGGCGGCCGCACCGCGACCGCGTTCCGCACGGTGATCTCCGCGCTGGCCGGTCGGGGCGGGGCCCGCGTCGACTTCGTCGACGTGGACCGGCGCCGCTGA
- the rpsP gene encoding 30S ribosomal protein S16, whose amino-acid sequence MSVKIRLKRLGKVRVPQYRIVIVDSRKKRDGRVIEEIGKYHPKEDPSYIAVVSERAQYWLGVGAQPTEAVEAILKVTGDWQTFKGLPGTEGTLKVKEPKRDKLEIFNEALKEAHSEPKGDAVTKKAAKKAEPKADKAEKAEKADEAKTEEAPAAPAADEAKADEPTEATEGTDKAEA is encoded by the coding sequence GTGTCGGTCAAGATCCGTTTGAAGCGCCTGGGCAAGGTCCGGGTGCCGCAGTACCGCATCGTCATCGTCGACTCGCGCAAGAAGCGCGACGGTCGCGTGATCGAGGAGATCGGCAAGTACCACCCCAAGGAGGACCCGTCGTACATCGCGGTCGTCTCCGAGCGGGCGCAGTACTGGCTGGGCGTCGGCGCGCAGCCGACCGAGGCCGTCGAGGCGATCCTCAAGGTCACCGGCGACTGGCAGACCTTCAAGGGTCTCCCGGGCACCGAGGGCACCCTGAAGGTCAAGGAGCCCAAGCGCGACAAGCTCGAGATCTTCAACGAGGCGCTCAAGGAGGCTCACTCCGAGCCCAAGGGCGACGCCGTGACGAAGAAGGCCGCCAAGAAGGCCGAGCCCAAGGCCGACAAGGCTGAGAAGGCCGAGAAGGCTGACGAGGCGAAGACCGAGGAGGCTCCCGCGGCTCCCGCGGCTGACGAGGCGAAGGCCGACGAGCCCACCGAGGCCACCGAGGGCACCGACAAGGCCGAGGCCTGA
- a CDS encoding amidohydrolase family protein: MTVLRFSGPVLPDGETRELYVVDGRVTYEKQAGSELAGSGWIVPGLVDAHNHLGLEDHGAVGDDEVERQAVLDRDTGVLLLRDCGSPADTRWVHEREDLPRLIRAGRHIARTRRYIRNYAHEIEPEDLTAYVAREARAGDGWVKLVGDWISRETGDLAPSFPEDAFAAAIAAAHEAGARVTAHCFGPDVLQGLLDAGIDCIEHGTGLAVDQVEQMAAAGVALVPTVMQTAKFPGFADAGREKFPDYAATMEDLYARRRETLMSAYEAGVALYVGSDGGGVARHGELAGEIEAMVGLGLPADYVLGAASWRARAWLGWNAGLDEGAPADFVVLDRNPIEDLSVLRTPARVVLRGRVVA; this comes from the coding sequence ATGACTGTCCTGAGGTTCAGCGGTCCGGTGCTCCCCGACGGGGAGACGCGTGAGCTGTACGTCGTGGACGGGCGGGTCACCTACGAGAAGCAGGCCGGCTCCGAGCTGGCCGGCAGCGGCTGGATCGTGCCCGGACTGGTCGACGCCCACAACCACCTCGGTCTCGAGGACCACGGCGCGGTCGGCGACGACGAGGTCGAGCGCCAGGCCGTCCTGGACCGCGACACCGGCGTGCTGCTCCTGCGCGACTGCGGGTCGCCGGCCGACACCCGCTGGGTGCACGAGCGCGAGGACCTCCCGCGGCTGATCCGGGCGGGGCGCCACATCGCGCGGACGAGGCGCTACATCCGCAACTACGCCCACGAGATCGAGCCCGAGGACCTCACGGCGTACGTCGCCCGCGAGGCCCGCGCCGGCGACGGCTGGGTCAAGCTCGTGGGGGACTGGATCTCCCGCGAGACCGGCGACCTGGCGCCGTCGTTCCCCGAGGACGCGTTCGCGGCGGCCATCGCCGCGGCCCACGAGGCGGGCGCCCGGGTGACCGCCCACTGCTTCGGCCCGGACGTCCTCCAGGGCCTGCTGGACGCGGGCATCGACTGCATCGAGCACGGCACCGGCCTCGCGGTCGACCAGGTCGAGCAGATGGCCGCGGCCGGGGTCGCGCTGGTGCCGACGGTGATGCAGACCGCGAAGTTCCCCGGGTTCGCCGACGCCGGCCGGGAGAAGTTCCCCGACTACGCCGCGACCATGGAGGACCTCTACGCCCGCCGGCGCGAGACGCTGATGTCGGCCTACGAGGCGGGTGTCGCGCTGTACGTCGGCTCCGACGGCGGCGGCGTCGCCCGGCACGGCGAGCTGGCCGGCGAGATCGAGGCCATGGTCGGACTGGGGCTGCCCGCCGACTACGTCCTGGGGGCGGCGTCCTGGCGGGCCCGCGCCTGGCTCGGCTGGAACGCCGGGCTCGACGAGGGCGCGCCCGCCGACTTCGTGGTCCTCGACCGCAACCCGATCGAGGACCTCTCGGTGCTGCGCACGCCGGCCCGGGTGGTGCTGCGCGGCCGCGTCGTGGCCTAG
- the ffh gene encoding signal recognition particle protein, protein MFATLSDRLADTFKNLRGKGRLSEADIDATAREIRIALLEADVALPVVKEFVGAVKERARGEEVSQALNPAQQIVKIVNEELVGILGGETRRLRYAKTGPTVIMLAGLQGAGKTTLAAKLALWLKDQGKTPILVAADLQRPNAVKQLQVNGERVGVPVFAPEPGNGVGDPVAVARASVEEAKRKLHDVVIVDTAGRLGVDAELMQQASDIRDAVQPDEVLFVVDAMIGQDAVTTAQMFLDGVGYDGVVLTKLDGDARGGAALSIASITGKPVMFASAGEKMTDFDLFHPDRMASRILDMGDVMTLIEQAEKAFDQDEAMKAAAKLSGQGGEFTLDDFLNQMQQVRKLGSMSKIMGMLPGMGQFREQLENFDEREIDRIQAIIQSMTPAERANPKMIDGSRRARIAKGSGRQVSDVNNLVDRFFEARKMMMQMARGGGMPGIPGMPGMPGMGGKRGKTKAQPKKGKGAKRSGNPAKAAQQAAAEKEKAASANPFGQPTEDIDYEKAAAALDLPKDFSKFLK, encoded by the coding sequence TTGTTCGCCACTCTCTCCGACCGGCTCGCCGACACCTTCAAGAACCTCCGGGGGAAGGGCCGCCTCTCCGAGGCGGACATCGACGCGACCGCCCGCGAGATCCGGATCGCCCTGCTCGAGGCCGACGTCGCGCTCCCGGTCGTCAAGGAGTTCGTCGGTGCGGTCAAGGAACGCGCCCGCGGCGAGGAGGTCAGCCAGGCGCTGAACCCCGCCCAGCAGATCGTCAAGATCGTCAACGAGGAGCTCGTCGGCATCCTCGGCGGCGAGACCCGCCGGCTGCGCTACGCCAAGACCGGCCCGACCGTCATCATGCTCGCCGGCCTCCAGGGCGCCGGCAAGACGACGCTCGCGGCCAAGCTCGCGCTGTGGCTCAAGGACCAGGGCAAGACCCCGATCCTCGTCGCCGCCGACCTCCAGCGCCCCAACGCGGTCAAGCAGCTCCAGGTCAACGGTGAGCGGGTCGGCGTGCCGGTCTTCGCCCCCGAGCCCGGCAACGGCGTCGGCGACCCGGTCGCCGTCGCGCGCGCCTCGGTCGAGGAGGCCAAGCGCAAGCTGCACGACGTCGTCATCGTCGACACCGCCGGCCGCCTCGGCGTCGACGCCGAGCTGATGCAGCAGGCCTCCGACATCCGCGACGCCGTCCAGCCCGACGAGGTGCTGTTCGTCGTCGACGCGATGATCGGCCAGGACGCCGTCACGACCGCGCAGATGTTCCTCGACGGCGTCGGGTACGACGGCGTCGTCCTCACCAAGCTCGACGGTGACGCCCGCGGTGGTGCGGCGCTGTCCATCGCCTCGATCACCGGCAAGCCGGTCATGTTCGCCTCCGCCGGCGAGAAGATGACCGACTTCGATCTCTTCCACCCCGACCGCATGGCCTCGCGCATCCTCGACATGGGCGACGTGATGACCCTGATCGAGCAGGCCGAGAAGGCCTTCGACCAGGACGAGGCCATGAAGGCCGCCGCCAAGCTGAGCGGCCAGGGCGGCGAGTTCACGCTCGACGACTTCCTCAACCAGATGCAGCAGGTCCGCAAGCTCGGCTCGATGTCGAAGATCATGGGGATGCTGCCCGGGATGGGGCAGTTCCGCGAGCAGCTCGAGAACTTCGACGAGCGCGAGATCGACCGGATCCAGGCGATCATCCAGTCGATGACGCCGGCCGAGCGTGCCAACCCCAAGATGATCGACGGCTCGCGCCGGGCCCGCATCGCCAAGGGCTCGGGCCGCCAGGTCTCCGACGTCAACAACCTCGTCGACCGGTTCTTCGAGGCCCGCAAGATGATGATGCAGATGGCGCGCGGGGGCGGCATGCCCGGGATTCCCGGCATGCCGGGGATGCCCGGCATGGGCGGCAAGCGCGGCAAGACCAAGGCGCAGCCCAAGAAGGGCAAGGGCGCCAAGCGCTCCGGCAACCCGGCCAAGGCCGCCCAGCAGGCCGCCGCGGAGAAGGAGAAGGCCGCCTCGGCCAACCCCTTCGGCCAGCCCACCGAGGACATCGACTACGAGAAGGCCGCCGCGGCCCTGGACCTGCCCAAGGACTTCTCCAAGTTCCTGAAGTGA
- a CDS encoding [protein-PII] uridylyltransferase: MTATERAQRTAEADALCASAYDDCGGPEVGAALVAVGGYGRSELAPHSDLDVVLVSDEGVALGEVAEKVWYPLWDSGAKLDHSVRTLPEMVAAADGDLKVALGLLDLRHLAGDPNLTLRLRTTMLANWRRQSRERLPALHAMVRSRHDLIGELAHLSVPDLKEAEGGLRDATVLKALVATWLVDVPHVELERCRQSLLDVRDLVQGRAGRATDRIAPEMWPDLATELGLEDARAAQVHVRELGRRITHLSRLTWRRVDGVLSRPVSVKGARRPSLSPLAHGVALSSGEVVLDGKVKAADDPLLLLRACAAAAEHDAVLAPPTAARLVRECPPLPEPWPSEARQLLVRLLASGRGLLPVWETLEETGALSGILPEWERIRLLPHASAIHRYTVDRHVVETCIEASTLIRNVSRPDVLMVAALLHDIGKGSLTEHSVAGEPLARDIATRMGFEESSVELVATLVRWHLLLAETATTRDPDDPATVDLVASRMPSVEALSLLTSLTEADARATSPKAWSTWRSGLIRDLARRTRAVMDTGLAQPDVPDEVVDIPKDVRKGGVSVRVEPAEDGSRVTVVALDRVGLMADMAAMLALQRAPVRAARAWAQEQYGVVVWETADEHLDAAVLRQRFEAIVEGRLDAAGRLRPADAQVLAPSVAVRPEASAQATVLEVRAADRPGVVYLVCAALARLGIAVRSAHVDTLGPQAVDVFYLQESSAGALHDDRAAQAAHAVRAALTGEDVT, from the coding sequence GTGACCGCCACCGAGCGCGCACAGCGCACCGCCGAGGCGGATGCGCTGTGCGCGTCGGCGTACGACGACTGCGGGGGACCGGAGGTCGGCGCGGCGCTCGTGGCGGTGGGCGGCTACGGCCGCTCGGAGCTGGCGCCGCACTCCGATCTCGACGTCGTCCTCGTCTCCGACGAGGGCGTCGCGCTGGGGGAGGTGGCCGAGAAGGTCTGGTACCCGCTCTGGGACTCCGGGGCCAAGCTCGACCACTCGGTCCGCACGCTGCCCGAGATGGTGGCCGCGGCCGACGGGGACCTCAAGGTCGCCCTGGGGCTGCTCGACCTCCGGCACCTCGCCGGTGACCCCAACCTGACCCTGCGCCTGCGCACCACCATGCTGGCCAACTGGCGTCGTCAGTCCCGCGAGCGGCTGCCGGCGCTGCACGCCATGGTGCGCTCCCGCCACGACCTGATCGGCGAGCTCGCCCACCTGTCCGTGCCCGACCTCAAGGAGGCCGAGGGCGGACTGCGCGACGCGACCGTGCTCAAGGCGCTGGTCGCCACGTGGCTGGTCGACGTGCCGCACGTGGAGCTCGAGCGCTGCCGGCAGTCGCTGCTGGACGTGCGCGACCTGGTCCAGGGGCGCGCCGGCCGCGCCACCGACCGGATCGCCCCGGAGATGTGGCCGGATCTCGCGACCGAGCTCGGCCTCGAGGACGCCCGGGCCGCACAGGTGCACGTGCGCGAGCTCGGACGGCGGATCACTCACCTGTCCCGGCTGACCTGGCGTCGTGTCGACGGCGTGCTGTCCCGGCCCGTCTCGGTCAAGGGCGCCCGTCGCCCGTCCCTGTCGCCGCTGGCCCACGGGGTCGCGCTGTCCTCGGGCGAGGTGGTCCTCGACGGCAAGGTGAAGGCCGCCGACGACCCGCTGCTGCTGCTGCGCGCCTGCGCGGCCGCCGCGGAGCACGACGCCGTCCTCGCCCCGCCGACCGCCGCCCGCCTCGTCCGGGAGTGCCCCCCGTTGCCCGAGCCCTGGCCGTCGGAGGCCCGGCAGCTGCTCGTCCGGCTGCTCGCCTCCGGCCGAGGGCTGCTCCCGGTCTGGGAGACGCTGGAGGAGACCGGGGCCCTGAGCGGGATCCTCCCGGAGTGGGAGCGGATCCGGCTGCTGCCGCACGCCTCCGCGATCCACCGCTACACCGTCGACCGACACGTCGTGGAGACCTGCATCGAGGCCTCGACCCTGATCCGCAACGTCTCGCGCCCCGACGTCCTCATGGTCGCCGCGCTGCTGCACGACATCGGCAAGGGCAGCCTGACCGAGCACAGCGTGGCGGGGGAGCCCCTGGCCCGGGACATCGCGACCCGGATGGGCTTCGAGGAGTCCTCGGTCGAGCTGGTCGCGACGCTGGTGCGATGGCACCTGCTCCTCGCCGAGACCGCGACCACCCGCGACCCCGACGACCCCGCCACCGTCGACCTCGTCGCGTCCCGGATGCCCAGCGTCGAGGCGCTCTCGCTGCTGACGTCCCTCACCGAGGCCGACGCGCGGGCCACCTCGCCCAAGGCGTGGTCGACCTGGCGCTCCGGCCTGATCCGCGACCTGGCGCGCCGGACGCGGGCGGTCATGGACACCGGGCTCGCCCAGCCCGACGTCCCCGACGAGGTCGTGGACATCCCCAAGGACGTGCGCAAGGGCGGGGTGTCGGTGCGGGTCGAGCCCGCGGAGGACGGCTCCCGGGTCACCGTCGTGGCGCTTGACCGGGTCGGCCTGATGGCCGACATGGCCGCGATGCTCGCCCTGCAGCGGGCCCCGGTCCGCGCCGCGCGGGCCTGGGCGCAGGAGCAGTACGGCGTGGTCGTGTGGGAGACCGCCGACGAGCACCTCGACGCCGCGGTGCTGCGGCAGCGGTTCGAGGCGATCGTCGAGGGCCGCCTCGACGCGGCGGGGCGACTGCGACCGGCCGACGCCCAGGTGCTCGCGCCGAGCGTCGCGGTCCGACCGGAGGCCTCCGCGCAGGCGACGGTGCTCGAGGTGCGCGCGGCCGACCGGCCCGGGGTCGTCTACCTGGTGTGCGCGGCACTCGCGCGGCTCGGGATCGCCGTACGCAGTGCACACGTGGACACCCTCGGTCCGCAGGCCGTCGACGTGTTCTACCTGCAGGAGTCCTCGGCCGGTGCCCTCCACGACGACCGGGCCGCCCAGGCGGCGCATGCCGTCCGCGCCGCGCTGACCGGTGAGGACGTCACGTAG
- a CDS encoding P-II family nitrogen regulator, which produces MKLVTAVIKPHKWEDTRVALETVGVTGMTVSEVSGYGRQKGHTEVYRGAEYDIALVPKIRLEIVVADADVDAIVDAIVRTAATGRIGDGKVWVAPVDSVVRVRTGDRDDAAI; this is translated from the coding sequence ATGAAGCTGGTCACCGCGGTCATCAAGCCGCACAAGTGGGAGGACACCCGGGTCGCGCTCGAGACCGTGGGCGTCACCGGCATGACCGTGTCCGAGGTCAGCGGCTACGGCCGGCAGAAGGGGCACACGGAGGTCTACCGCGGCGCGGAGTACGACATCGCGCTCGTCCCCAAGATCCGCCTGGAGATCGTGGTCGCCGACGCCGACGTGGACGCCATCGTCGACGCGATCGTGCGCACCGCCGCCACCGGCCGGATCGGTGACGGCAAGGTGTGGGTCGCTCCGGTCGACTCCGTCGTGCGGGTCCGCACCGGCGACCGCGACGACGCCGCCATCTGA
- a CDS encoding ammonium transporter, translating into MTPAATVLLAAPSLDTGDTAWLLASSALVLLMAPGLALFYGGMVRSKSVLNMMMMTFGALAAIAVLWVLVGYSLAFGDDVGLGLLGDPTQYAGLGQLMSPDSNGDSTVPVILFAVFQGLFCVITGALVSGAIADRARFGSWMVFVSLWTLVVYAPVAHWVFDFSSGDHVGGWLANRVGLVDFAGGTAVEICSGASGLALAVVLGHRVGFGKDPMRPHNLTLVMLGAGLLWFGWFGFNAGSALGANQAAAVVFTTTLLAGAAGALGWLLLERFRDGHATSLGAASGMVAGLVAITPSCGSLTPVGAIVMGAVAGAVCALAVGLKYRFRYDDSLDVVGVHLVGGLVGTFGIGLLATAAAPTGVDGLLYGGGVDQLGKQLLGGGAVLAYAFVMSGILGLVVDKLMGFRIDEEHEINGIDLVVHAENAYDLHATAGARSSGTGVLNVREETR; encoded by the coding sequence ATGACCCCCGCCGCGACCGTCCTCCTCGCCGCGCCCTCGCTGGACACCGGCGACACCGCCTGGCTGCTCGCCTCCAGCGCCCTGGTGCTGCTCATGGCCCCCGGCCTGGCCCTCTTCTACGGCGGCATGGTCCGCTCCAAGAGCGTGCTGAACATGATGATGATGACGTTCGGCGCGCTGGCCGCGATCGCGGTCCTCTGGGTCCTGGTCGGCTACTCGCTGGCCTTCGGCGACGACGTCGGCCTCGGCCTGCTCGGCGACCCGACGCAGTACGCCGGCCTCGGCCAGCTGATGTCCCCGGACAGCAACGGCGACTCGACGGTCCCGGTGATCCTCTTCGCCGTCTTCCAGGGCCTCTTCTGCGTCATCACCGGCGCGCTGGTCTCCGGGGCGATCGCCGACCGGGCCCGCTTCGGCTCCTGGATGGTCTTCGTCTCACTGTGGACCCTCGTCGTCTACGCCCCGGTCGCGCACTGGGTGTTCGACTTCTCCAGCGGCGACCACGTCGGCGGCTGGCTGGCCAACCGGGTCGGCCTGGTCGACTTCGCCGGCGGCACCGCCGTCGAGATCTGCTCCGGCGCCTCGGGCCTGGCCCTCGCGGTCGTGCTGGGCCACCGGGTCGGCTTCGGCAAGGACCCGATGCGTCCGCACAACCTGACGCTGGTGATGCTCGGCGCCGGCCTGCTGTGGTTCGGCTGGTTCGGCTTCAACGCCGGCTCCGCCCTGGGCGCCAACCAGGCCGCCGCGGTCGTCTTCACCACCACGCTCCTCGCCGGGGCCGCCGGTGCGCTCGGCTGGCTCCTCCTCGAGCGCTTCCGCGACGGGCACGCGACCTCGCTGGGCGCCGCCTCGGGCATGGTGGCCGGCCTCGTCGCGATCACCCCCTCCTGCGGCTCGCTGACCCCGGTCGGCGCCATCGTGATGGGCGCCGTGGCCGGCGCCGTCTGCGCGCTGGCCGTCGGCCTGAAGTACCGCTTCCGCTACGACGACTCCCTCGACGTGGTCGGCGTCCACCTCGTCGGCGGTCTCGTGGGCACCTTCGGCATCGGGCTGCTGGCCACCGCGGCCGCCCCGACCGGCGTGGACGGGCTTCTCTACGGCGGCGGCGTGGACCAGCTCGGCAAACAGCTGCTCGGCGGTGGCGCGGTGCTCGCCTACGCGTTCGTGATGTCGGGCATCCTTGGTCTCGTCGTGGACAAGCTCATGGGCTTCCGCATCGACGAGGAGCACGAGATCAACGGGATCGACCTCGTCGTGCACGCGGAGAACGCCTACGACCTGCATGCCACCGCGGGCGCCCGCTCGTCGGGGACCGGAGTGTTGAACGTACGGGAGGAAACTCGATGA
- a CDS encoding P-II family nitrogen regulator has protein sequence MKLVTAVIKPHKWEDVREALETFGVTGMTVSEVSGYGRQKGHTEVYRGAEYDIALVPKIRIEIVVDDGDAEDVVGIVVKTAQTGRIGDGKVWVSPIETVVRVRTGDRDEAAL, from the coding sequence ATGAAGCTCGTGACCGCGGTCATCAAGCCGCACAAGTGGGAGGACGTCCGTGAGGCCCTCGAGACCTTCGGGGTGACGGGCATGACCGTCTCCGAGGTCAGCGGCTACGGCCGCCAGAAGGGCCACACGGAGGTCTACCGCGGGGCGGAGTACGACATCGCCCTGGTCCCCAAGATCCGCATCGAGATCGTCGTGGACGACGGTGACGCCGAGGACGTCGTCGGCATCGTCGTCAAGACCGCCCAGACCGGCCGCATCGGGGACGGGAAGGTGTGGGTCAGCCCCATCGAGACCGTCGTCCGGGTCCGCACCGGCGACCGCGACGAAGCAGCACTCTGA